The following proteins are co-located in the Fructilactobacillus carniphilus genome:
- a CDS encoding LapA family protein translates to MKKQIGVITAIILVIIMAFFVLMNMTSTEINFGFTTVEFPLILIILGSLFVGAILMFLFSSFSSFKNHRASKAATKEINDLNQQIASLKQQLLDQDQDQLANQKAAAAAKADQPTDSKPDQQ, encoded by the coding sequence ATGAAAAAACAAATTGGGGTAATTACGGCGATTATTTTAGTAATTATTATGGCATTTTTTGTATTAATGAACATGACCAGTACCGAAATTAACTTTGGCTTTACCACAGTTGAATTTCCGCTGATTTTAATCATTTTGGGGAGTTTATTTGTCGGAGCAATCTTAATGTTTCTTTTTTCCTCATTCTCGAGCTTTAAAAATCATCGGGCTTCCAAAGCGGCCACCAAAGAAATCAATGATTTAAACCAACAAATCGCTTCTTTAAAACAACAACTTTTAGATCAAGATCAGGATCAGTTGGCGAACCAAAAAGCAGCCGCTGCCGCTAAAGCTGACCAACCGACCGATTCAAAACCAGACCAACAATAG